A single region of the Moorena sp. SIOASIH genome encodes:
- a CDS encoding bifunctional serine/threonine-protein kinase/formylglycine-generating enzyme family protein, whose product MNWCINPDCSKPYNTEDTRFCQACGSELLLAERYRVIGLLSDKGAFGKTYEVVDHNSDQKSDHNTLKVLKVLTDYQSRAVELFEQEAWVLSQLNHPGIPKSEGTFIFSCRNNEISLNCMVLEYIEGLDLEEYQHQHKNHPIDETLALEWLSQLVKILHVVHQKHFFHRDIKPSNVILRKDGQLVLIDFGAVRQVTNTIIAGGKNTQIHTPGYAPPEQEQGYAMPQSDFFALGRTFVYLLTGKEPMDPLLYNPDTSELLWHRYAPQVSPQLREFIDQLMAPLVSQRPRNTGEILQHLAKLEQVINPPPSRRQVLSKILSTRFKGSSIGLSNTRLTRVLTKRKLLKAAGFGSVGLVLATVIDQLSDSPSHTLTPNQLTLNFTQEVEKDKPLSPSNQEQKAKVTNVSLQNFEFDVVKVNPQGQITNRNRHQAKFFKENLGNGVMLQMVSIPGGTFTMGSPVSKHLVTVKPLYMGKFSVTQAQWKVVASLPKVSRELDSDPSHFKGDHLPVEQICWYDAVEFCARVSQKTGRTYRLPNEVEWEYACRAGSTTKFHFGQAITTNLANYDGHQTDTDGSQPKGIFREKTTTVGSFKVANAFGLYDMHGNVWEWCADHWHENHQGPPSDGSAWLSNNEDRDRLLRGGSWLNSSGYCHSDYRNFNSPDVTYISFGFRVVCDLI is encoded by the coding sequence ATGAATTGGTGCATTAATCCCGACTGTTCTAAACCTTACAATACAGAAGATACCAGATTCTGCCAAGCCTGTGGTTCGGAATTACTCTTGGCAGAACGCTATCGCGTGATTGGCTTGCTCAGTGACAAAGGTGCTTTCGGTAAGACCTATGAGGTAGTTGATCACAACAGTGATCAAAAAAGTGATCACAACACTCTCAAAGTTCTCAAAGTCTTGACTGACTATCAATCTAGAGCAGTTGAGCTGTTTGAGCAAGAAGCATGGGTTTTGAGTCAGCTGAATCATCCAGGAATTCCCAAATCAGAAGGAACGTTTATCTTCTCCTGCAGAAACAACGAGATCAGCTTAAACTGCATGGTTCTCGAATACATTGAAGGCTTAGATTTAGAGGAGTATCAGCACCAACACAAGAATCACCCCATTGACGAAACCTTAGCCTTAGAATGGCTATCCCAACTGGTAAAAATTCTCCATGTAGTCCATCAGAAGCACTTTTTCCATCGCGATATTAAACCATCCAATGTCATTCTCAGGAAGGATGGACAACTAGTGCTCATTGACTTTGGGGCTGTGCGGCAAGTCACCAACACCATCATTGCTGGCGGTAAAAACACCCAGATTCATACTCCAGGTTACGCACCACCAGAACAAGAGCAAGGCTATGCCATGCCACAATCTGACTTCTTTGCCTTGGGGCGCACCTTTGTTTATCTGCTCACTGGTAAGGAACCGATGGATCCCCTTCTGTACAATCCTGATACCAGTGAATTACTGTGGCACCGCTATGCCCCTCAGGTCTCGCCTCAACTCAGAGAATTTATTGACCAACTGATGGCTCCCTTAGTCAGTCAGCGTCCTCGGAATACTGGGGAGATTTTGCAGCACTTGGCCAAGCTTGAGCAGGTAATAAATCCACCACCCTCACGACGCCAAGTCCTATCAAAAATACTATCCACTCGCTTCAAGGGGTCTTCCATAGGTTTAAGCAATACAAGGTTAACGAGGGTATTGACTAAACGGAAATTACTCAAAGCCGCTGGTTTTGGTAGTGTCGGACTAGTATTAGCAACAGTCATTGATCAACTCTCGGACTCACCCTCCCACACCCTCACCCCTAACCAGTTGACCCTCAATTTTACTCAGGAGGTAGAAAAGGATAAGCCACTATCCCCCAGTAATCAAGAGCAAAAAGCGAAGGTCACCAATGTATCCCTACAGAACTTTGAATTTGATGTGGTCAAAGTGAATCCCCAAGGTCAGATAACCAACCGCAATCGTCATCAAGCCAAGTTTTTTAAAGAAAACTTAGGTAACGGGGTAATGCTGCAAATGGTGTCTATCCCTGGCGGTACCTTCACTATGGGTTCACCAGTTTCTAAACACTTGGTCACTGTAAAGCCCTTGTATATGGGCAAGTTTAGTGTAACTCAGGCACAGTGGAAAGTGGTTGCTTCCTTACCCAAAGTCAGTCGTGAATTGGATTCTGACCCATCCCACTTCAAAGGAGATCATCTGCCTGTGGAGCAGATATGTTGGTATGACGCTGTAGAATTTTGTGCCAGAGTATCTCAAAAAACCGGACGCACCTATCGGCTACCCAATGAAGTGGAATGGGAATATGCCTGTCGTGCTGGGAGTACCACAAAATTTCACTTTGGTCAAGCAATTACCACCAATTTGGCTAACTACGATGGTCATCAGACTGACACTGATGGTTCACAGCCAAAAGGTATCTTTCGAGAGAAAACTACGACGGTGGGGAGTTTTAAAGTAGCTAACGCCTTTGGGCTATACGATATGCATGGCAATGTCTGGGAATGGTGTGCTGACCATTGGCATGAAAATCACCAGGGTCCTCCATCGGATGGCAGTGCGTGGCTAAGCAATAATGAGGATCGGGATCGGTTACTGCGAGGAGGGTCTTGGCTCAACAGTTCCGGCTACTGCCATAGTGATTATCGCAATTTCAATAGTCCGGATGTTACATATATCTCCTTTGGTTTTCGGGTAGTTTGCGATTTGATTTAA